gcctcccaaGCAGAAAGCGACCGCGTTTGCAGAGCGCCAGTGCCCTGGAGCCGGCGGGTGTGCGCcctgggcggcgctgccggaaGCGTTGTCGGcgttcgcggccgccgcggggaaCGCCCGCCTCCCGCCCAGGTTGCTGGATTCTTCGTGCGGCGTgaaggcggagggaggcgcgcggatgGGAAAGGCGTTCGACAGGATCACGAGAAGACCGCCAGAGCTTCAAGCGGCACATGACGGAGAGGTGACAAGCAGCACCGAATCCGCACAAGAGAAACTGAGGCATTCGCGCTCGGAAGAAGACTGCACCACCGAGTCTGATGCCTctgtggcgccgctgcaagAGTTCGTCCCCGACCTACCTGCACACATGCGCGCAGCCGTAGGAACCGACTGGCAACTTGACTTCTTCGAGGTACGGGGCGAGCGCTGCCTTTCCTTGTATCCGGAGCTGCTTGTGGCGCTCCCTCGCGCTGGTCGCTGCGGGAGCACGAGAAGCTGCTGCGGGACGTGGTGGCGGGTTCGCACGAGTTCTAAACTATTGTTCGTGCCAACTGCCTAGCATGGAGAGAAAGGCCCCTGACGCAGGAgcggggggggaaggggggatTTCTGGGGCAGCaatccgcgcgcgaggagccgCGCTCATCGATGCGAACACGCAGGTCACCTACAAGTGGCAGATCGCCTCGAGCTGCCGAGTTCCTTCccgtcgtctgctgcgggCCGTTTCGCGGCGCACAGTTTTTCATTAGCATTGCCAACGCGGTTCGCGGATCCCTGGCCCTTTGCGGCTGATTCTGTTTCGATGGGGTCTGCCTCTGTTTTTCCGCAGCTGAACGAGTTGGTGAACAACAACGCCCTGGTGGTGACCGGCCAGGTGcagcttctccctctcctccggTCAGAGGGACTTCGCTGCAGTCCGCACGTCCTCCGGTGTTACCTCCggtgtctgcagcagcagtaTCACCCGAACAATCCGTACCACAACCAGCTGCACGCCGCGATGGTGTCGCACTTCTGTCTGCTCATTGTCAACGAAGTCTTGCCGTCCAAGCAAGCGTAAGTCTGCTGTGTTGCGAGGCGATTCGCGTCCAGTTCGCCCAGGACACACTGTGAGGTATTTTAGGCATTGTCGATTGCGCGTCACCAGCTAGCTATTCGAGTCTAATCACTCTCGCCCCTTCGTCTCCACGTGGGTCCAGCTGAGACAGCCGGCTCCCACTCGCCAAGTCGCGCCACTCGTCTTGACGACCTCAACGCTGTGACTCTTTTGCCGCTGCGATGGACATGCCTCCCGACTACCTGCTGGCCTTTTCTGCGTCGTGTCTTGGAATGTTGCTGTGCCCCATCCTGAAACCGTGTTTTCCCGCCTTCGCGGGGGTCCTCATGTGAGAAGTCGCGGTTTCGCGCTGCGTCGTGCTCGCGCATCGTCCGTGGCAGCCCGAGCCGGTCGTCACCTGTCTTCTCTGGGGCGCGAAGCGAGTTGCCCTCGCTGTCAGCTTCGCGAGGGATGTTCAGAAGTGTGCGGCTCGCCGTACTTGTGCGCGCAGACTCAACTACGCCGATGAGGTCTGTCTGGTGCTCGCGGCTGTGGCGCACGACGTCGGCCATCCAGGGTTGAACAACCAGTATCTGATAAGCTCGCagtcgctgctggcgacgACGTACAACGACATCGCAGTGCTCGAGAATTACCACGCTGCGTGCTGCTTCCGGACGGCGGGCATCGACGAACAGCACAACATCTTTAGAGGCCTCGCCAAGGACGTCTACCGCTACATGCGGCAAAACATCATCGCCCTTATCCTCTCTACCGACATGAGCAAACACATTTCCTACGTCAGCAGACTGAAGGTACGAACCTGAGAAAAGGCCCAGATCTGCGCGTAAAGAAGGACGCTTCTCCCGCTTTGCCGTTGCAGTTGCGACGCTCCGCCGGGCTAGCTGGGATCTGCTGGCGATGCGCATACAGATGCAATCTACTCTGAGAGTTTGTGGCGAAAACCACACGGGGCATGGAAGAACGAGGGGGAGGCTTTGACCTCGTTTTCCTTCACAGACGTGaaacgcgcgcgtggcgaaTGAGGCCATCGACATGTAGACGGTCCTGTGaatcgcgcctccgcggtcggGAGCCGCGGGCGGTTTAGGGACTCTACGCGAAAAGCTGGCTCTCTTAAGAGAAGGCCGACCAGGCACTCATGTACACGAAGTCACGCAAGGCTTCCCTTCATCGTCTCAGTCTTTTTACTGTGCCCCGAAGCGCCTGACTCAGACTTTAGTCCGGGCTTTCGCAGCTTGCCGGCTCCCGTGGGCTTCCATCGCATGGCGACGTTGTCTCTGTGTGCGTTTTCTCAGGTCCGTTCGGAATCTGGTAACTTTGATTTGAACACCGGTGGCGACCGATGGCTGTTGTTCCAGACATGCCTGAAGGCCGCAGACCTGTCACACAGCGCAACAGGATGGAAACAGCACAAGCAGTGGTCGGAaggcctgcgcgaggagtTCTTCATGCAGGTAGGCTGCAGACCTTCAGATGAAAACTAGAAGATAGCAAGCGAATCTGTGCATTTACATGTTCTTGTACGCGCCCGTGGGACTGCATgcacatttatatatatatatatatatatatatatatatatatgtctgttttttcgtttttgctCGCAAGGCACTACCCATCGTAGATCCGAACGCCGATTGCGTTTTATGCCTGTATGCGGTTTATTTTCAGTCGTGTAGTCTGCGTATTCGTGGTTCTTACGGTTTCACTATCCACTGCGAAGGCTTCAAGCATGGAAGAGAATGGGGCCTTTCATTTGgtgcttccgcttcctcgcgtttTCTGTGTATCTGATTAATCAGCTCATCGCCGTCTGCGAAGGTGCTGGGCGGCGCTTGTCGTGTCGTTCCGTTTGCTGCCTCCCGACAGCGTTTTCATGTTTAGACAGGTTGCGCCGTCAGCCAGGCCGCCGGTCGATACGAGTCTCTCATCTGGGCTTTTTGAGTGTCTGGCTCTTTTGCGTGTGTGACAGGGTGACGAGGAGCGCCGACAGGGGATGAGTGTGATGGAAATTTTTGACCGACGCCAGCAAGGCAGATTCCCGCAGTCGCAGTACCGCTTCATCGAGTTGGTAGTGGAGCCCCTGTTCCATGGCATACGCAGCGTCGAGGATCTGCTGAAGGGCCGCGGAGGCATGCGCAACACGATTTGCAAAGCTCTGGAAGACAACAAGCGGCGCTGGAAGGAGGCGAgtgaggcggcggaaagggccgccggcgccggtgcAAGCAAATGCCACACCCCGCGGAAGGAAGACGCCGTGGCGGAGTTGGGGAGGTGTGCGGAGGCACGAAACGCGGTAGGATGGGGGGTGGGAGCCGTTGGTGTCGCCATTCGGGCGATCGCTGACCGTGGACGCGATAGCGTCCCATGCAAGCATGACAATGACCAAGACAGAagggcgggcgccgacgcggctgcaggcgaagaacCTGAGCCACGCGGGAGCCGAAGGGAAGTGTGACGCGCTTGAGAGAAGATGATGCACAGCAGCGAGTGCAGCCCAgtgggcgagagagagaactaCGCGCAGAGGTCGGGAATGGCAAATGTGTGTCTGCAACAGAGGAGTCTTGGGATCGCTTTACGGGAGAGATGGGCTGTGAGCCCTGGAGTATGCGTGCCTTTTTTCCGACACGGGTTTGATGCTCCGACAAAGAAAGGAGAAAACAAAGCCGGGTATTCCTTCAGGAGAGCGAAAAACCTCTTCAGGGAAGTCTGCAGGAGTGCGAGCGACTTCCGTTTTCCCTCAAAGCAGGGTCTCTCGGGGAGCGATAATAATACACATCATGTTGATTTTGTTCCAGTAGTTATCGGTACATTGTACGCATACGGTTTTGTTGGTTGCCTCGTGGGAAGGAAGGAGCTTATCCCGTGGGAGTTACGATGCGGAGTTCGTGTTCCTGACGTAGCTTGGAAGACGTCCTAGGGTCGACGGTGAATATGTGATTCGCGGCCTATGTGCGACTCAGGTTTGCTCTTTTGCCGGTGTACTTTACTACTTCCGACACCCTGGCGTCTGTACCGCGTGCTGCTCCAGAACCTGCCTGGAGGCGACAACAGAATGCCGTGTCGTGCTCGTGGTGTGCCAATTTGCCTTTTGTTCCCTTAGCCGAGTgagagaagcgacgcggGTTAAGAGAAGAGACACTTGTATCGATCAGCGATGTGCCACGAAAATAAGTGCGTAGCTCTCCAAAAACGCGACTCACGGATGGCCTCAGAGTGTGGAAGGGGATGCAGCTGCACAATCAGAGCCGGTTCACCAGTCTGACAGACAAACCCCGGCTGACGAAGACacagggggggagggggggcggctACTTGGCTAACGTTCGAGCTGCTCCACTCCCGAGCAGCCTGCATGTGCGGCATATCAACCGGCGGTACGCGGCGACCATCGCGGTGCACAGGTTGTTGGTCTTCAGGTTATGCAGCAATCAGAACTATAGGTGGCGACGAGACAGACACCTCACGCCGCTTCGAGGGCATGCGGTAGGAAGCACCTGCAGAGTGACGTAAGGAGCGACACGCGTCACGCTGGAGTGCAGTAGCTAGGAAAAGGAACAAGAACAGGAACTACACTCCCGAGAAGATAGCCGCGCTTCACTACAGAGTTCGCGCTTCCTCAGTACACGTGAATAGAGACGTCACTGGCGGCGGTTCCAGGTGCCGCCTCAGGGCAGCACTGCGCCCACTCGCACTTCAGGTACGGAGGCGACGGTGAGCGTCATGTGCCTATTGACGGCCATGCAGCAAAGCATGCGCTCGACATGAACTGTGTGAGCGAGTCCGGCCGCGCGCAAGACGCCCGCGCAACTCAGTGGAGTTCCagtttcttctcctcgcacACGCTTTTCTGGCCTTTCACGACGCAGGCAAACCCAGCCCCTGCCTTTGGCATCCGCGAGAGGCGGGTTTGTGGCGGGGGGCTGAACCTAGGCTTCACTCTTATCTCATGCGTCCATCCTTCGCTCTACAATGATCGGCGCGGCACGCTGGCGAAGCGGTGAAGTGGAGCCCAACCAAATGGCTGGCTGGCTGGCGCTAGCGAGTGCGCACGTAACTTCCGAAGTGCACCGGAATGCGACGAAATCTCTAAGTAACTGAGTTGCAGAATCAACCACCCCGCTGAATCCAGCGCCACAGGAAAGACGTGCGCttgagcgcgccgcgagccaggGCGAGACGTGAGCGCTGTGCGCTTCTCGTATCGAAAAGAAAGCCTCGAGGCGTCAACTACGGCGCGTGAGTCGAGAGCCTTTACGTCGGTCGACTGAGAGGGCCAGCCGTTCGCTTGGAGAACGGAAAAATTAAAGAGCGCACAAAAAAGTACTCTTCTCTTGAAAAACCGCAGCAAACCGGGGAATCACAGAGCCAGCCATGCCTCGCAACGCCAAAACCGAATCCGCCCCCCTCATCGATCGAAAAGGCACTTCGCAAGTGTCTTCTCATGCAGCCTCactgcgcggctctcgcttCTCCATCCGCATCGGTTTTCTGTACACGCATTGCGAATACGCGGAGCAATCGAAACGCGTTGGCTGTTGAACCGACTTCAGAATGACTGACGGCCTGACGGGCCGGGAGAGATGATAGTAACCGAAATTATCTTTGTTCTTTTGGTTTCTGACGAGCGGAAGGAAAAAGGAAAGAGACTGGacctctttctcttcgttgCTCGGAACTCTGCCCATTcactgccgccgcaggcgcgcatgTCGCCGCTCCTCCCGCAGCCGGGAGTTCGAATTTGTTAAAAGAAGTGAGACAGAAAACTTTTCTTCTCGTGGAGGTTCTTGCCAAAAATACCGACTACGCCCCACTTCagtgtctgcctctcctggCCATCCACGGGctgcctcctgcgtctcgcaCGTGGAGACCGCCTCACCCCACACGCGCGCCAAACTAGAGGGAGCGGCGCCTAGTCGGGAGCGCGACAGAGTCGGCCCAGCGTTGTGGAAGGACGCGACtaagggcgaggagactcaCCGACGATTCGGTCACCACAGAGAAGAGCTGTACGGATTTGCccccacgccgccgcccgggGCCACCCCGTTCATCAAGGCCACcggcctgcgcagcagaTCGAAAGCGGCACACGCGAGTGTGAGTGCCCCCCTCTCGCGCCCCGATGGAAACATCATCCATGGGCGGACACAAGCCAGCAGACGAACACTCCCCCCCTCACAGATCCTgtcgcatatatatatatatatatatatatatatatatatatatatatatatatatatatatatatatatatatatgtacaggTATACCCGACACTATACAACACGTAGAGTGTGCTGCGGGTTCGCTACAGGGCACGCACGCAGCGCACAGATCGTCTACCTTCATCTATTACTGCCTTGCAGTGCAACGAAAGAGAATGCAAACGGGGTACAGTAGACTCGActcatatatttatatttatatataccTAAAGCCGTAAAGATACATggataaatatatatatatatatatatatatatacggatATGTTGGCTCGTGCATCGTTTTCGCCGTCGCATCTTTAGGTTTTATCCTCACCTTTGCGGAGCGGCACCCATGCTGGTGAACGGATTCGCCCCCGCGGGAGTCGCTCCGCCCATCATGACAGAGGCCCCCCCGCCGAACTGGCTGGACATCTGCGCGGCTTGCGGCTGCGAGAAGCCCGCCACGCCGGTCCTGTCCCCAAACATGCCGGCACCTCCTGCACCGCAAAGCGCAGCGTTCTGCTGCAGAAACGGATTCatgcccgcgcctccgccagccgcctgcgcattGGGGAACGCGGCCATCATTCCGCCTTGCCCCATCGCCTGAGGCTGGGCCTGTACCCCGGCTCCCATTGACAGAAACGGGTTGGTTGCgcgcgcgttcgcctgctgctgggcgaagggcggcgagaCCCCGGGCCGGAACGGGCCCGCGGCCCCGCCCCCGGCCACCATGAACCCCGAGGCCTGACCCACCAGGTTCGGGGTCCCGGGCCCCCGAAACATGCCCCCTCCGGctccccgccccgccgcagtcgccgcgaACTGCTGCTGCCGAAGCAAGGCCTGCTGATACTGCTGCTGCGCAAGGAAGGCGGGGCTCTGGCTTGCCCCCCAAGCCCCGGGGGCTTGGgggccgcgcgggcctgcttgcgaggcgacagcgttCCCCATGAACATGGGATTCCCCATCATTCCCGGATACTGAAGTCCTTGGTTGAaggtcgcctgcgtcgccatGGGCGACGGCGTGAGCCCAAGCATGCCCGCGGGCGAGTTCGGTCCCatgccgcctgcggctccaaGCGCGCCTGAGGGAGACATCTGGGCCCTTGCGGCCggtgcgcccgcgccgaagaCAGGGCCCCAGGACGAcggggacgaagagagaccCTGGGCGCTGCCGGTCCCCCCCCAActggcctcgctcgccgcgtcgaaGTCATCAAAGGGGTCGCCACGGTGTGCGGAAGAACGGTGAGAGGCGTGACGAGGAGACCGgccggaggacgcgcgcggcaccgaccgac
This portion of the Besnoitia besnoiti strain Bb-Ger1 chromosome VII, whole genome shotgun sequence genome encodes:
- a CDS encoding hypothetical protein (encoded by transcript BESB_077370) codes for the protein MPYRSASSPADVGLSKEEYEDAVNLEKLYFLSNKNDRCANCGRGGVSAVDVSRYEFLCSSCCSGKSSVKKIGEDRFSSFEVNKLYARFDRSSTHRGRGSASPIRRGSSGGGSRRNDRRSDRRSSRRAAPPDFSDNSDSDSGDESPPPPRRSRSVPRASSGRSPRHASHRSSAHRGDPFDDFDAASEASWGGTGSAQGLSSSPSSWGPVFGAGAPAARAQMSPSGALGAAGGMGPNSPAGMLGLTPSPMATQATFNQGLQYPGMMGNPMFMGNAVASQAGPRGPQAPGAWGASQSPAFLAQQQYQQALLRQQQFAATAAGRGAGGGMFRGPGTPNLVGQASGFMVAGGGAAGPFRPGVSPPFAQQQANARATNPFLSMGAGVQAQPQAMGQGGMMAAFPNAQAAGGGAGMNPFLQQNAALCGAGGAGMFGDRTGVAGFSQPQAAQMSSQFGGGASVMMGGATPAGANPFTSMGAAPQRPVALMNGVAPGGGVGANPYSSSLW